A part of Aegilops tauschii subsp. strangulata cultivar AL8/78 chromosome 2, Aet v6.0, whole genome shotgun sequence genomic DNA contains:
- the LOC109770898 gene encoding peptidyl-tRNA hydrolase, mitochondrial: protein MRAKLRMGFAPFLSKLYISTCRTSSLPPSSSSSVIQPWLFIGLGNPGEKYQSTRHNVGFDMIDAFAESQGISLTTHHFKALFGEVVVDGVPVLLAKPQTYINLSGESAGALAAYYKLPLHRVIVAYDDTDLPCGVLRLQPKGGYGRHNGLKSVIYHFRKNREFGRLRIGIGRPPGQMDPKAFVLQKFNKTGRERIDSAIKEGCDILKMVVTKGLTEAARASNVDQKYKHLVSHDQQL, encoded by the exons ATGCGGGCAAAGCTTCGGATGGGATTTGCTCCCTTCCTTTCAAAGCTTTACATCTCCACCTGCCGGACATCCTCACTACCTCCATCTTCATCGAGCTCGGTAATACAACCATGGCTTTTTATTGGCCTCGGTAACCCCGGTGAGAAGTACCAATCCACCAGACACAAT GTTGGGTTTGATATGATAGATGCATTTGCAGAGTCTCAGGGCATATCCCTGACAACGCATCATTTCAAAGCACTATTTGGTGAAG TGGTGGTAGATGGTGTCCCTGTTTTGCTTGCCAAGCCTCAAACATACATAAATCTGAGTGGTGAATCT GCTGGTGCACTTGCTGCCTATTATAAACTGCCACTTCACCGTGTCATAGTG GCATATGATGACACGGACCTGCCGTGTGGAGTTCTCCGTTTACAACCTAAAGGAGGATATGGACGTCACAATGG GTTGAAGAGTGTGATCTATCATTTTCGCAAGAACCGGGAATTTGGTCGATTAAGGATCG GAATTGGACGACCTCCTGGTCAGATGGATCCCAAAGCTTTTGTGCTTCAGAAGTTCAATAAGACTGGTCGGGAACGG ATTGATTCGGCCATAAAAGAGGGTTGCGACATTCTGAAGATGGTGGTGACCAAGGGTCTGACGGAGGCGGCGAGAGCGTCAAACGTGGATCAGAAGTACAAGCATCTGGTCTCACATGACCAGCAGCTGTAA